In Zygosaccharomyces rouxii strain CBS732 chromosome D complete sequence, one DNA window encodes the following:
- the SWF1 gene encoding palmitoyltransferase SWF1 (similar to uniprot|Q04629 Saccharomyces cerevisiae YDR126W SWF1 Spore Wall Formation), which produces MMLILIAALILQIAVLLISPLFKYQWPFSLYYKYVFLPLFQDNDRFRWKFYLVPLFYSSIYLGVVHLAIKNVIPQLSPGLNFFDYWFFIPFFIVLTPATGILAAIIGPETTKSCKRRNIDKFRYDNLLFYPNINCRTCQLPKPARSKHCNVCNQCVLAVDHHCIWINNCVGLGNYLYFYLFLVLNSLSMSYAFIRSMSIVGLKPNIKYPRSILAFNLLTGCFALICIVFTYLQLCMVREGMTTNEKDKWFTIHEYMREKRLVKSSSGKWYYDLTDRLDLPTDQHEFFSTNPYDGRLYRLQSYTLIEDAERINNIYDEGSFMANLRTLCLT; this is translated from the coding sequence ATGATGCTCATTCTAATAGCTGCTCTCATCTTGCAGATCGCTGTGCTGCTAATATCCCCGCTATTCAAATACCAATGGCCATTCTCCCTCTACTACAAATACGtctttcttcctttgtTTCAAGATAATGATAGGTTTCGTTGGAAATTCTACCTAGTGCCACTGTTCTATTCCTCTATATATTTGGGAGTTGTACATCTAGCCATTAAGAATGTGATACCACAGTTGTCTCCAGGActtaatttctttgattatTGGTTTTTTATACCTTTCTTCATCGTTTTGACTCCAGCAACAGGTATATTGGCGGCTATAATAGGACCTGAGACCACAAAAAGTTGTAAGAGGAGGAATATTGATAAGTTCAGATACGATAATCTACTGTTTTATCCCAACATCAACTGTCGTACTTGTCAACTTCCTAAACCTGCACGTTCTAAGCATTGCAACGTGTGTAATCAATGCGTTCTTGCGGTAGATCATCACTGCATATGGATCAACAATTGCGTCGGATTGGGGAATTATCTGTACTTTTACCTGTTCCTGGTTCTAAACTCTTTATCGATGTCATATGCATTCATTAGAAGTATGTCTATCGTTGGGCTAAAGCCCAATATAAAATACCCAAGATCGATCTTAGCATTTAACCTGCTGACTGGATGCTTTGCATTGATCTGTATAGTATTCACATATCTGCAATTATGCATGGTTAGAGAAGGTATGACTACAAATGAGAAGGATAAGTGGTTTACAATTCACGAATATATGAGGGAGAAGAGATTAGTTAAAAGTAGTAGTGGCAAATGGTACTACGATTTGACCGATCGATTGGATCTACCTACAGATCAACACGAATTTTTCAGTACGAATCCCTATGACGGCAGACTTTACAGATTGCAGAGCTACACGTTAATAGAGGATGCAGAACGGATCAACAACATCTACGACGAGGGATCATTCATGGCCAACTTAAGGACCCTATGCTTGACTTAG
- a CDS encoding uncharacterized protein (no similarity), whose product MIVLYQEVQVRFQKNKGKTLQYITHRDSNRSFWGGLSGVVVMDSTVPVDLTTLQETLEHLHQVINGLAFYLNTVRLKKSEIRQCCESYWYGEQLGVSCDPHRDICRLQEIASMARLVHNMSVPLNSISLIEIQEHIKKLFPSNPVHKLETVSYFSSPSLDEKLLTSVVVDLLISVCRGLTGTDHQTSPHLQKEIVSIINMRFIRP is encoded by the coding sequence ATGATAGTATTATATCAAGAAGTTCAAGTCCgctttcaaaagaacaaggGAAAAACGCTACAATATATCACCCATAGAGATTCCAATCGAAGTTTTTGGGGTGGGCTTTCAGgggtggtggtgatggatTCAACGGTTCCAGTAGATCTGACCACATTACAAGAAACATTGGAACACTTGCACCAGGTTATCAACGGTTTGGCGTTCTATCTAAATACAGTgagattaaagaaaagtgaaatTCGGCAATGTTGTGAAAGTTACTGGTACGGTGAGCAATTGGGTGTATCTTGTGATCCCCACAGAGATATTTGTCGATTGCAAGAGATCGCTAGTATGGCAAGATTAGTGCATAATATGTCGGTACCTTTGAATTCCATATCTTTGATCGAAATTCAGGAACATATTAAGAAGCTATTTCCTTCAAATCCAGTCCACAAATTAGAGACTGTCTCATACTTCAGCAGTCCAAGTCtcgatgaaaaattgctCACGTCAGTAGTGGTAGATTTACTCATCAGCGTTTGTAGAGGTCTGACAGGTACAGATCATCAAACATCGCCGCATCTACAGAAGGAAATCGTATCTATTATCAATATGAGATTCATACGTCCATAA
- the MIM2 gene encoding Mim2p (some similarities with uniprot|Q3E798 Saccharomyces cerevisiae YLR099W-A Hypothetical ORF identified by homology. See FEBS Letters [2000] 487:31-36.) has protein sequence MSSGDEFGSWESVGQNIPRSLRPELADVLDDMEREAELLDAYDEDEELPLNEGEEEEEEYSDYESDLMDDYYEGQLLDAQKQWEESLDQLNKVLNWILLPLVGKFLGRRVAKTIWKRVMEYCWSGF, from the coding sequence ATGAGCTctggtgatgaatttggaTCCTGGGAGAGTGTAGGCCAGAATATTCCCCGTTCCCTGCGACCAGAATTGGCAGATGTCCTCGATGATATGGAGAGAGAAGCTGAGCTCTTAGATGCATAcgatgaagacgaagaatTACCATTAAATGAaggagaagaggaagaagaagaatattcTGATTACGAGAGTGATCTTATGGATGATTATTATGAAGGTCAATTGCTAGATGCCCAAAAACAGTGGGAGGAATCACTGGATCAATTAAACAAAGTGCTCAATTGGATATTACTACCACTGGTAGGTAAGTTTTTAGGTCGTAGAGTAGCCAAGaccatttggaaaagggTCATGGAGTATTGCTGGAGTggattttaa
- a CDS encoding uncharacterized protein (similar to uniprot|Q04623 Saccharomyces cerevisiae YDR125C), translated as MMWWITDWMSRKDPVADLKHFQDKIMNLVKVGGNMENTMVNGQVNQWHFHNSNASEVTTPTLLIHGYAASSMAYYRTFQGLTDKISDLYTIDLPSNGLSKELPLILDGQTPPPLKVEIHKDGSKFKIIERVDAEHCRSVVKQYEDYYLDSIELWRKHNGIGRFNLVGHSFGGYIAFKYAVKYPKAVEQLGLISPLGVESNIYSVNNDWKLDTVYEMESTDPASRMYGKNWEIPKVLFERQTELLRWMGPIGAKLCWNYITAAYNKLPTMEYKDYVFELLYGNGGIPKTARKVFGGLFTRSLLARDPIMDSMDKLGARKVLLLYGDSDWMNNYAGYRMVELLNQKRGKGYATYDEVPDARHNLFLDNPDSFNDKLIQFLGE; from the coding sequence ATGATGTGGTGGATTACCGATTGGATGAGTCGTAAGGACCCTGTTGCCGATTTAAAGCACTTTCAGGATAAGATTATGAATCTCGTAAAAGTAGGTGGCAATATGGAAAACACTATGGTTAATGGACAGGTTAACCAGTGGCATTTTCACAATTCTAATGCCTCTGAAGTGACGACGCCGACGCTTTTAATTCATGGATATGCGGCATCCTCGATGGCTTACTACAGGACATTCCAGGGGCTTACAGACAAGATTAGCGATCTCTACACTATAGATTTACCCTCTAATGGACTTTCAAAGGAGCTCCCACTGATACTAGATGGTCAGACACCTCCGCCCTTAAAAGTTGAGATTCATAAGGACGGCAGCAAGTTTAAGATTATCGAGAGAGTGGATGCAGAGCACTGTCGGTCGGTGGTAAAACAGTATGAGGATTACTATTTGGACAGTATAGAACTTTGGAGAAAGCATAATGGGATTGGTCGGTTCAATTTGGTGGGACATTCGTTTGGTGGGTACATTGCGTTTAAATACGCTGTGAAATATCCAAAGGCAGTGGAACAACTGGGTCTTATATCACCGTTAGGTGTAGAGAGTAACATCTACTCGGTAAATAATGATTGGAAATTGGATACGGTCTATGAAATGGAATCAACAGATCCTGCATCCCGGATGTACGGTAAAAACTGGGAAATTCCTAAAGTCTTATTCGAAAGGCAGACGGAGTTATTAAGATGGATGGGACCTATTGGGGCCAAACTCTGCTGGAATTACATCACAGCAGCTTATAACAAATTGCCGACAATGGAATATAAAGATTACGTCTTTGAACTCTTATATGGTAACGGTGGGATTCCAAAGACCGCTAGAAAGGTGTTTGGAGGTCTTTTCACTAGGAGCCTTCTAGCAAGGGATCCCATCATGGATTCTATGGATAAACTGGGTGCAAGGAAAGTTTTGCTTCTGTATGGTGATTCCGATTGGATGAATAACTACGCTGGATATCGTATGGTAGAATTGTTGAATCAGAAAAGAGGCAAGGGCTACGCAACTTATGATGAAGTGCCCGATGCAAGGCACAATCTATTTCTTGACAATCCAGATTCATTTAACGATAAATTGATACAGTTTTTGGGTGAATAG